A single window of Candidatus Paceibacterota bacterium DNA harbors:
- a CDS encoding metalloregulator ArsR/SmtB family transcription factor, which translates to MGGPMYKKFKKFVGPKQPVNIEQVLKALANGRRLFILNLLKDKKRLSVGEISKKIKLSLKSTSKHLVILSAAGLLEKEQKSVQVYYSVSSELNFSVRTILNIILQDYM; encoded by the coding sequence ATGGGAGGCCCGATGTACAAAAAGTTTAAAAAATTTGTGGGCCCTAAACAGCCAGTGAATATTGAACAGGTTTTGAAAGCGCTCGCTAATGGTAGGCGCCTATTTATCCTGAATCTTTTAAAAGATAAAAAAAGACTCTCTGTAGGAGAGATCAGTAAAAAGATAAAACTTTCTCTCAAATCGACCTCGAAACATTTAGTAATTCTTTCTGCGGCCGGTTTACTAGAAAAAGAACAAAAGAGCGTACAAGTATATTATTCAGTATCTTCTGAACTTAATTTTTCCGTGAGAACCATACTCAATATCATATTGCAAGATTATATGTAG
- a CDS encoding SDR family NAD(P)-dependent oxidoreductase: MKDKVVVITGGSRGFGRALAEVFIARGAKVIISSRDKKELEETADEIKATSVVADVTKEKEILNLRDEAVKRFGKIDYWINNAGIWFCFSTIEELDIPKVHDLMEVNLFGTMYGSRAALIQMKDQGFGTIVNIISVSGLRGRAKSSGYAATKYAVRGFTESLREACKETPIKVIAVYPGGMKTEIFHDKKPSDYDKFMDVESVAERTVMNLEAENPKEDLIIEDYVLI, encoded by the coding sequence ATGAAAGATAAGGTTGTTGTAATTACCGGCGGAAGCAGGGGTTTTGGCAGGGCTCTCGCCGAAGTCTTTATTGCTCGGGGTGCGAAAGTGATTATTTCATCACGGGATAAAAAAGAATTGGAGGAAACAGCCGACGAAATTAAAGCAACTTCTGTTGTTGCGGATGTGACAAAAGAAAAAGAGATTTTAAATCTTCGCGATGAAGCGGTTAAACGTTTCGGGAAAATTGATTATTGGATCAATAACGCAGGGATTTGGTTTTGTTTTTCTACGATTGAGGAACTCGATATTCCGAAAGTGCACGATCTTATGGAAGTGAATCTTTTCGGTACTATGTATGGCTCCAGGGCTGCTTTAATTCAAATGAAAGACCAGGGTTTTGGTACAATTGTGAACATTATTTCGGTAAGCGGACTTCGTGGGAGAGCGAAATCGTCTGGCTATGCGGCAACAAAATATGCAGTACGGGGTTTTACCGAATCGCTTCGCGAGGCGTGCAAAGAAACTCCGATAAAAGTTATTGCTGTATATCCGGGAGGTATGAAGACGGAAATATTTCATGACAAAAAACCATCTGATTATGATAAATTTATGGATGTTGAATCAGTTGCAGAGAGAACAGTGATGAATTTAGAAGCGGAAAATCCAAAAGAAGATTTAATAATTGAAGATTACGTACTTATATGA
- a CDS encoding cob(I)yrinic acid a,c-diamide adenosyltransferase translates to MPGLYTGKGDAGTTKIFTSKERISKDSPVIEALGSLDELNSFLGICKVLSYEKKLKLESDLLGDIIHAIQKDLFIVQAELAGSEMTISRKKVESLEALIAKVEKIIPPIKTFRIAGGTELAAHFDVARTAVRRAERRVVGAGEKGNKVGLDTLAFLNRLSSVFYAFARLVNDQEKIIEPSPDYSL, encoded by the coding sequence ATGCCAGGACTTTACACAGGAAAAGGCGACGCTGGAACGACAAAAATCTTTACTAGTAAGGAGCGTATATCGAAAGACTCTCCGGTTATCGAGGCTCTCGGCTCTCTAGATGAGCTAAATTCTTTTTTGGGTATTTGCAAAGTACTCTCATATGAGAAGAAGCTCAAACTGGAATCAGATCTTCTAGGAGATATCATCCACGCAATCCAAAAAGACCTTTTTATCGTCCAGGCCGAGCTTGCGGGGTCAGAAATGACCATCTCGCGCAAAAAGGTGGAAAGTCTTGAGGCTCTTATCGCAAAAGTTGAAAAGATAATCCCTCCTATTAAGACTTTTCGTATTGCGGGCGGGACAGAACTTGCAGCGCATTTTGATGTTGCGCGGACAGCTGTTAGGAGAGCCGAACGGCGAGTGGTCGGTGCGGGAGAAAAAGGAAATAAAGTCGGCTTAGATACCTTGGCATTTTTGAACCGTCTCTCGAGTGTTTTTTATGCCTTTGCCCGCCTCGTGAACGATCAGGAAAAAATCATTGAACCGTCTCCAGATTATAGCCTTTGA